ATAATCAATGGCCATGTGCCAGTCAAGGTCAAAAAAGGTGAGTCGCCAATCAAAGCTAACGGCAGGATGATCGTAATTGACGGCGGCTTCTCGCGTGCCTACCAGCGTGAAACTGGCATCGCCGGCTACACACTAATCTCAAATTCCATCGGGCTGTTGCTTGCCGCCCATCGTCCATTTGAATCCATGCAAAAAGCGATCTCAGAGGAACTAGATATTGATTCGGAAACCGAAATCATCGAAAGTCATCCGACCCGAATGCGGGTGAAAGACACCGATGACGGGCGGGAGATACAACGCCAGATTGACGAATTACGAGAACTGTTGGGGGCATATAGAGCGGGATTGATAAAAGAACAGTAAGTAGTATTGTCGAGAGAAGGGGCCGTCTAAGAGCATTTTGCTTTTAGACGGCCCCTTTTTTGTCCAAAAAGCCGTTGCGAGGAGAGCAGGAAGAAGCTTGGATTTCTATAAAGACAGTGATAATTACCAAATGAATAAAGAATATGGATAGTTGGGATTGACAAAATATAATAAATATTCATATAATTTAGTCAATAACATATATTTCCGATAATGGAGCATTAAGGACTGAAAGATGGAAAAAAAATGTCGAGTCGTAAAAACTGTGGATAATCAAATAGTACAGTCGGTTGATCGGGCATTGCAAATCTTAACCGCGTTTGAGACTAGCAGTCCTGAACTAAGCATTAGAGAACTCAGTGCAGTTCTGAATCTACCCAAAAGTACAATACATCGCTTGTTAATGACTCTTGAATATCAAGGCTTTATCGAGCAAGTGCCAACTTCCAGGAATTACCGGCTTGGACTGCGATTGCGTGTTTTAGGCGAAAAGGTAATTGAGACTCGCAATTTAGAATCTGAAGCAGTACCGATACTGCAGGTGCTCATGCAAAACTGCGGCGAAACTGTCAGTGTTTCTATATTGGATGGCATTGAAACGGTAATTGTTGAGAAATTGGAGAGCTTTCAGGCCATGAGAGTCACCTCCCAAATTGGGAAACGATGTCCAATACATTGTTCCGGTAGCGGGAAAGCCCTGTTAGCATTCCAACCGGTGCATATTGTAGAACAGATTCTGGCTAAGGCGCCACTCTTGCGATTTACTAATTATACGATTACTGATCCGCAAGAACTCATTGACCAGTTGCCGGAAATACGCCGTCGCGGGTTTGCTGTTGATGATGAGGAAATTGTGGAAGACCAGCTTTGCATCTCAGCACCGGTTCGCGATAGTGAAGGGAAGGCTTTTGCGGCAATAACAGCCTCTGGACCTAAGGGGCGCATCAAATCCAAAGGGGTTCCGCAAATCGCTGATTGTGTTATGAATGCTGCGAATCAACTGTCGAGATGCCTTGGGTGGGCAAATAGAGGGACTTGATAGGAGCTTTTGTAGAAGAAGAAGCTTCTAAAAAAATATAAAATATTTGGAACGCCATTCCATTATGCGGAATGAAAGGTATTGTCTACTCATAAGGTGATGCCAGATTCAACAGAATCTGAAACCCATCATACAAAATTGATCGGAGGAATTTTACTATGAAAACAGAGGTTAGAGGGATTATACCGCCGCTAGTAACGCCGTTTGCCAAGGATGGCTCAATTAACGCAACTATGTTTCGTAAAATTATTAACCATGTCATTAACGCAGGAGTGCATGGGGTGTTTATTGCAGGCAGTCAAGGGGAGTTTTTCTCGCTAGAGAGACAAGAGAGAATCTCTTTGTTTGAGATTGCCGTCGATGAAGTAAATGGAAGAGTGCCGGTTTATGCTGGTACAGCAGCAGTTTCGACGTCTGAGACGGTCCTACTGACACAAGCTGCTGAGAGTGTGGGCTGTGACGCTGTTTCTGTTATTTCCCCCTTTTTCATTACGCCGAACGGACAAGAGCTTTATCAGCATTACAAAGCGATTGCCAAGGCGACCCATTTGCCGGTTCTGCTCTACAATAACCCTGACCGCACCGGGTACGATATTCCGGTCGATACAATTAAGAGACTAGCGGAAATCGATAATATTGTCGGAATGAAAGACAGCGGCGGCAATCTTACTTATGTCAATGAGGTAATGCGTTCAATCGGGACTGATTTTAGCATCCTATCGGGTAAAGATACTGTGATATTTAATATCCTGACCGCAGGTGGCAGGGGCGCGGTTCCGGCATCGGCCAACGTAGCGCCAAAACTAATTGTTGATCTATACAACTATGTCCAGAGCGGCGACTATGACGCGGCGCGGAAAGCTCAGTTCGAGCTGGCGCCACTTAGGATGGCGTTTAGCTTAGGCAGCTTTCCTATAGTTGTTAAAGAAGCGTTAGATATTATGGGCTTTGATGTCGGAGGCGCCAGAGCGCCGATTCAGCCATTAACTCCTGAGAACCGCAGTCGGTTGACTGAAGTATTGAAGAAAATGAATCTCTGCTAGTAAGAACAGGGTCAGACGCTACTTGTAATTTCATGTAAGATCTACATGGGATATAAAAAGGGAGGGCAAGAGAATGAAGGTAAGTTTACGAAAAGCCATCGGAATCTTAGCAGCGGCAATCATGCTATTCAGCATGATAGTAACTGCAGGCTGTGGCGGTCAAGAAGCCGCTAAAGCCCCAGCCGAAGAAAAAGGACCAGTTAAGATTGCGGTTATAGTCACTTCCTTAACTGGCCCCTTGACCAAAAATGGTGAGTATATCACCAACGCTGTAAAGATGGCTCTGGAAGAAGTAAACTCAAGTGGTGGCGTAAAAGGCCGGAAGCTGGAGGCAGTATTTCTTGACGACCAGGTTAAGTCTAGCGAAGCCATCAACGCAGTAAAAAAAGCGGTCGATGATCTCAAGGTCCCTGTCATTCTAGGCTCTGACTCTAGCGGACTGGTTCTTGCAAGTATGCCTTTTGCTGCAAAAGAAGGTGTTCCTCAGGTTGTTTCCGCCACTAACGTTCGTATTACCCGGCAAAACGTGCCGACAATATTCAGAATGCGGGCCGATGATGCTGTGGCAGCCAAGATTCTAGCCGATTATGTAACTGGCAAAGGCTTCAAGAAAGTCGGAATCATGTATACCAACGAAGATTATGGCAAAGGATTCATGGAAGAAATTCAAAAGAATCTGCAGGCGCAAAAGAACGGCGCCATAGGACTTGAGACTTGCAATATCGGCGATACCGACTTTACGGCTCAAATCTTGAGCCTTAAGAACAAAGGCGTTGATACCGTTCTAGCATTGGGCAAAGAAATCGAAACCGCTAAGTTTCTACGCCAAAGTAAAGAGCTTGGCTTAAAAGTTCAGATGTTCGGCGGTTCACCGTTAGGACTTGACTATGTGGTAGAACTAGCCGGCGGCGCAATGGAAGGTGTCAAGATCGTAACACACTTCCTGCCAAGCGACCCTGATCCGAAAGTTCAGGAATGGGTTAATAAATACAAAAAGCTTTACAAAAACGAAGAACCCGAGACCCACGTTGCTTGTTACTATGATGCAGTCAAAATGGTTGCAGATATCATGAACAAGAACGGTACGACAAAAGAAGCCATAACTAAAGGGTTAAAAGAAGTCAATTATGTTGGCATTCAAAGCGCATATAAAGGAAGTGCGTCTGGCGACTTAGTAACTAAACAGGTTGTTGGTGATTTTAAGAACGGGGTTTGGACTGTAACTGATTCGCTAGGCAAATAATCAGAGTTTACGTTCGGCGGGGAATCTCCGCCGAACGTAAATTTAGGCAATGGAAAATCCTATTACCTTAGTTGTACTTCTAGCAGAATTTGTTTGGAGGAGAAGTAATGGAGTTTACAACATTTGTACAATTATTGATCGGAGGGTTGTCTATCGGTGCCCTGTATGCCCTGCCGGCGCTAGGAATTACACTGATTTGGAATGCCGCGGGCGTCTTTAATTTCGCCAATGGTGAGTTTGTCATGATCAGCAGTTTTATGATCTATACCCTGTACCTTTCCATGAAACTGCCGTTTGTCGGAGCGCTTTTGATAACAGTCTGCTTTATGTTTCTATTTGGAGTACTAATAGAGAAGACGATCGTTAATACGCTTAGGCGGCAAAACGCACCAGCTATTAAGGCTCTGGTCTCGTTTATTGCCTTATCAATCTTTATTCGTAATGCTGCCCGATTTGTTTGGGGCACGGCGCCACGGACGATAGAAAATCCCTTTGGGTCTAAACCTTTCGAACTGCTCCCAGGGATTTTTGTCATGCCGCATTCTATCTGGATAATCGGCATCTGCGTTGTGGTCATGTTACTGTTGCTGGCACTCTTCAAGGCGACAAAATTGGGAATAGCTATGCGGGCAACAACTCAAAACCGGACTGTTGCCGCTTTGATGGGTGTGAATACTAGTTGGATGGTAAGCTTAGTATTCGGTCTATCTTCCATTATCGCAGGTATTGCCGGTGCTCTTTCGGGAGCGGTTTTCTTCATAACACTCGATATGGGAATTATGTTCGGCACAAAGGCCTTTGCGGCAAATATTATTGGCGGCTTTGGAAACCCGATGGGGGCCATCGTTGGCGGGTTAATCCTTGGCGTAACTGAAACACTGGGCGCTAGCTTCATTTCATCGATGTACAAAGATGTAATCACGTTTACACTGCTCTTGCTCTTTCTCTTATTTAAGCCAAAGGGTTTATTTAAGCTAGATATCGTAGACAAGGTATAGGTGATTTAGCATGCAGAAACTAAAATCTAATTGGCTATGGGTACTGTTAGCCTTTTTTGCCGTATTGCCGGTCGTATTAACAAATAATTACTATATCTACGTGTTTAACCGCGGCTTTGCCAATGCAATCGCTGTTATCGGCTTAGTCATTCTTTTCGGCATAGCTGGCCAGATCAGTTTAGGCCATGTTGCCTTCTTTGCTTTGTCGGCCTATACCTCGTCAATTCTGGCAATTCGATTAGAATGGTCGCCGTTTATTACAATCCCGCTAGGAGTTTTGTTCTCCTGTATTTGGGGCGCGTTGCTCAGTATCCCATCATTTAAGTTAAGCGGGCCCTTCTTATCAATCAGTACGGTCGCCTTTGGCGAGGTTGTAAGATTGTTGGTAATCAACCTGGAACCGTTGACCAACGGCCCTTATGGATTGTATAACATTCCTCCGGTAGTTATTGGAGGATTCCGCATTGTTAAAGAGCTACATTGGTATTACATTCTGCTGGTTGCCATGTGTCTGCTTGCCGTTCTGGGGCTTCGAATTAAAAACTCTTATATCGGTAGGGCATTGGCTGCAATCCGGGAAGATGAGATTGCGGCTGAGATCATGGGAATCAATATTCGCCGGATGAAGACATTCGCCTTTGTAAGCGCGGCATTTTTTGCGGGTCTTTCGGGCGGACTCTATGCGCACTTTGCGGGATATTTGTCGCCAGAGATTATTACTGGTGAACAATCTTTTAATCTGTTCAGTATGGCGATTGTAGGTGGTCAAGAATCAATTATCGGTTCACTTTGGTCTGGCATTGCCTTAACTATTGCACCTGAATATATGCGATTTTTGCAGGAGTATTATATCATGATCTTCAGTTTAATCGTACTGCTGGTTGTGCTCCTGCCTTGGGATACGCTAATTGAGAAAGCAGAATCTGGCTCCAAGAGAGAGGTGAAAGCCGTTGAGTATCGTTCTTGAGATAAATAAATTATCGAAGTCGTTTGGCGGAATTGTTGCTCTAAAAGAGGTTAGTTTAGAGGTCAGTCGAGGTGAAGTTCTAGCCGTTATCGGTCCCAATGGTTCTGGCAAAACGACTCTTTTGAATCTAATAACAGGAGTATATGTACCGACTAGCGGCGAGATCACCTTGGGGGGCAAGAGAATTGACGGACACAATTCTGCCGAAATCTGCACCTCCGGAATCGCGCGAACCTTTCAGAACATCCGTTTATTCAAGCAACTTTCTGTTTTAGACAATGTTTTGATTGGCTTTAATCATGCGTTTAAATCCAGCTTGGCTAACGTTCTCGGTAAAGGCCGTCGTTTTCGTGAAGAAGAGAAAACCTTCCGGGAAGATGCGGCAAAGCTGTTAGAGGTAGTTGGCTTACGAGGCAAGGAAAATGTCGTAGCCCAGAGTTTGCCCTATGCCCAGCAGAGACTTTTAGAGATAGCCAGAGCGTTAGCAACGCAACCACAAGTTTTACTGCTGGATGAGCCGGCTGCAGGCATGAACAGTGAGGAAATCGCCCATCTCATACAACTGATAAAAACCTTAAGGCAGACAGGCCTAACTATTATCTTGATTGAGCACATTATGGATTTGGTCCGTGGCGTAACAGACAGAGTTATTGTACTTAGCTATGGCGTCAAAATTGCAGCAGGTTCATTTGAAGAAATTGAAAGAAATCAGGAAGTCATAGAGGCATATTTGGGAAAAGGAGCAGCCAAGACATGCTAACAATTAAACATTTGGATTCGTACTACGGAAAGGCGCAAGTGCTCCATGACGTTGATATCGAGGTTAAGGAAGGACAATTTGTCGCTCTATTAGGACCCAATGGAGCAGGAAAAACGACAACAATGATGTCCATTTCTGGCCTGGTAAAAACATCAGCCCAAACGCAAATTGAGTTTCTAGGAGAGCGGATTGAACGTTTAAAGCCCGAGGCTATAGTTGCTCGCGGGCTAGTGCATGTTCCGCAAGGCCGTGGGGTTTTTCCTGGATTAACAATTAAGGAAAACTTAATTATGGGTGCCTACTTGAGAAATTCAAAGAAAGAGACCAATAGTGACATCGAGCGCCTGGTAGAACTATTTCCGAAGTTTAAAGAGCGGATGTCTCAAATGGCAGGCACTCTTTCGGGCGGCGAACAGCAAATGCTGGCAATCATCAGAGGGCTTATGGCGCATCCCAAGCTATTAATGCTAGATGAGCCATCAATGGGACTGGCTCCGATTATTGTTGATCAGATTTATGAGACCATTGCGCAAATTAATAAGTCAGGCATGACTATTCTGTTGGTTGAGCAAAACACCAATATGGCTCTACAAGTTGCTAATTATGCATATATTCTATCAGTTGGCGGTATTGTCAATGAAGGTGAATCATGTGTTTTGCGACAGGATGAAGAGATGATCAAATCTTATTTTAAGGGACAGCACTAGCTTGAACTAATTTCATATATATGGAGGAAATATGATATATAAGAAACTGGGCAATCTAGATGTAGAGATTTCGCGACTTGCGATGGGAGGGCATGAGTATTTGCCTACCGGCGCATCGCGAGGATTCAACGAAGACTTTGAGCTAGCGATAAAGCCTAATTACATCTTTGACGGCTTTGGGCAAGATGCCAGAAAACAAGTATTAGCCGTCGCATTTGAGAACGGAATTAATCTGTTCGATGTGACTATGGACTCAGAGAAGGAAGCGTTGGGTAGAAACTTAAAAGAAATGCGTCCGCCATATGATGTCTTCATTCAAACAAGGCCGGAAGGAATGGGCTATACGTATGACCGCAATAACGTAAAAATGGCTCAGTACGATCTGCTTCGGGCGGAGGTTCAGAGAATTGTAAAGCTGCTTGACCGGGACCAGATTGAATTCTTGAATCTGCCATTTATGAAGACCGCATTAGATAATGATCCAGATTATCTGGTGAAAATTAAGTACAATATTGAGGCATTAAAAAGAGAAGGGCTAATCCGCTTTGCTTGCGCTGATACATTTTCCGGTGAATATACATATTTAAAGCAAATCGAGGCCGGCTGCTTTGACGTGGTCTATATCAATTGCAACTTCGGGGACTATCAGAGCATAAATAAAGTTCTGCCTGCAGCCCAAAGCAAAGGAATGGGAGTAGTCTGCCGGGAAGCCTATATGAAGGGAAAGCTTTTCAAAATGGCAGAAGAGATTGGTGCAGACAAGTCCAAGGTAGCCCACGCAGCTCTTAAATGGTGCCTGAGTCATGACGAGGTTACCACGGTGGTTTATGGTACGGGGAAGCCGCGAAACCTCATTGACGCTATTAGTGTATTGAATAATCTTGAGCTAACGGAAGAAGATCTATCTATTATTGAGAAAGTGAAGCAGTCCGCCTTGTTCAAAGAATTTGCTGCGCAGAAAGATGTGGAGTTCTTGCACGATGGTGCTTAAATCTAATTCCATATTTAATGTCTGGGGGTCAGCCAGAGGGCTGTCTTCCCCAGACGCCTATGTCCTAAAGCCTCATGTGTTGAGGCTTTAGGACATTTTTGCATTTTCCTTGCGGATAAAAACAGACAGTTTAGCTCAAAAATAACTAAACAGGGGGAATGCACATGGAACGACGGATCATTCAAGTTGATGAACGACCAACGCTATGGGAAACTATTCCACTGAGTCTGCAGCATCTGTTTGCTATGTTTGGCGCGACAGTGCTGGTTCCCATACTGTTTAAGGTTAATCCTGCAACCATTCTGCTGTTTAACGGTATTGGCACACTGTTATATATCGTTATTTCTAAAGGGAGGATACCAGGCTATCTAGGCTCAAGTTTTGCCTTTCTGTCGCCTGTCTTCGTTGTACTGCCCCTGTATGGTTATGAGGCGGCGTTAGGCGGATTCATTGCTGTGGGAGCAATATTCTGCGTCGTGGCACTGTTGATTGGGGTTATGGGCATGCGCTGGATTGACTATGTTTTTCCCACTGCAGGCATGGGCGCGATTGTTGCAGTCATTGGACTAGAACTCGCACCTGTGGCCGCAGAGATGGCCGGATTGACGGCCAAGACGCTAGACCTCAAAGTCATCACTGTCTCAATATTCACCCTTGTGATTACAGTTTATGGTTCAGTGTTGCTCAGAGGTTTTCTGGGGATTATCCCAATTTTGATTGGCGTGCTGGCCGGCTATTCGCTGGCGTTATTCATGGGGCTCGTTGATATAAGCGCGATTGCCAGCGCCCCATGGTTTGCGCTTCCGACCGTTTACACCCCAGTATTTAACTGGAATGCCCTTGCGATCATCACCCCGGCGGCGTTGGTCGTGATTGCCGAGCATATCGGTCATTTGATTGTAACCGGCAATATTGTCGGCAAGGACTTGATCAAAGACCCTGGGCTCAGCAGGTCTCTATTGGGCAATGGGCTGTCTACACTGCTATCCGGATTCTTCGGATCGACTCCGAATACGACCTATGGGGAGAATATCGGCGTCATGGCGCTCAGCAAAGTATACAGCACCTGGGTTATCGGCGGGGCGGCGGTCATTGCCATCATCCTGTCGTTTGTCGGCAAGCTGGCGGCGGCAATTCAGAGTATACCTACGCCGGTCATGGGGGGAGTGTCGCTGCTCTTGTTTGGAGTTATCGCTACATCAGGGATCAGGATGCTGGTGGAGGAGCAGGTGGATTATAACAAAGGCAGAAACCTAATCCTGACCTCGACGGTCCTAATCATTGGCGTCAGCGGCGCGTACATCAATATCGGCACAGTGACGCTAAAAGGCATGGCGCTCGCCACTGTTGTGGCGATTATCCTGAGTTTGTCCTTCGCCATCCTCGATAAGTTCGGGTTGTCTAATGACCAGGACGATGGAAACGGCTGATAATGCCAAGGAGGCTGGGCGGATGATCACGAACTGAAAGGCTCTGTCGGCCATTTCGAGAAGTTGAAAACAGGACCAACTGCTAATCGAACATTGATGGCGAATTAAAGGAAATCATTCGAACTTTTATTGACACTTCAAAAGCATCATGCTATGATAAGCAAGGGAAAGTAGCTGACTGCCGCAATTGCAACGTCGCCCTCGTTCTCCGGTTCTACGATCAGAACCAGGACAATGGGCTTATTGTTGTGTCTGCAGTTCAAGTACTCTCTTTGTGTGTTTTTTTCCTCATGGAGAAGAATACTAGTAACCAAAGCGCCAACAGGCTTGAAAGGGAGCGTCGCTATTGATTAAACGCTATACAAACCCGGCCATGGGACGAATTTGGACAGATGAAAATGAGTTTCAGACTATGCTTGACATTGAAATTTACGCCTGTGAATGCATGGCAGAGTTAGGCAATATCCCGAAAGAAGCAGTTCCGGTTATTCGGGAAAAAGCTCGCTTCACGGTCGAACGCATTCGTGAGATTGAAAAAGAAACACGTCATGACATACTGGCATTTCTGACAGCTGTCGCCGAAAATGTTGGTGATGAAGCAAAATATATTCATATGGGTCTTACCTCCAGCGATGTCAAAGATACGGCATTAGCAGTCATGATGAAGCAAGCTGCCGGCATTATTCTTGAACGGCTGGAGAAACTGCACTCAGTCCTCAAACGGCGAGCTGCGGAGCACAAATATACCGTCATGGTCGGCAGAACGCATGGCATTCATGCCGAGCCGATGACACTAGGGTTGAAATTTGCTCTCTGGCTAGACGAGACCGAGCGCAACATTCGCCGTCTGGAAACAGCGCGTGAGACGATCGCTGTCGGCAAACTTTCCGGCGCGGTAGGTACTTACTCTAACATTGATCCCGCGGTTGAAACCTATGTTTGCGACAAGCTAGGCATAAAGGCTGCTCGTCTCGCCACCCAAGTCATTCAACGCGACCGTCATGCTGAGTTCCTGACCACTCTGGCCATTATTGGAAGTTCGCTCGATAAATTCGCTACAGAAATCCGTAATCTGCAGCGTACCGATATTCGCGAGGCAGAAGAGTTTTTCCACCCCGGGCAAAAAGGCTCATCAGCCATGCCTCACAAACGCAATCCAATCACCTGCGAACGGATCAGCGGACTAGCGCGGGTGCTGCGTGGCAACGCCATGGCTTCGCTCGAAAATGTGGCTCTCTGGCATGAACGTGACATTTCGCATTCTTCGGTCGAACGGGTTATTCTGCCTGACAGCACCACACTGCTCGATTACATGTTGCGGCTAATGACAGATATCATCGATAAGCTGTTGGTCTATCCTGACGCCATGCAGGCCAACATGAACAAAACCGGCGGTCTGATCTTTAGTCAGCGACTGATGCTGGCCTTGGTAGACAAGGGCGTTGTTCGGGAGACTGCTTATGTCTGGGTACAACGCAATGCAATGGCCAGATGGCTGGCTAATGCCGACTTCAAAGAAAATGTCAAAAATGATCCAGATATTCAGAAATACCTCTCGTCGGAGGATATTGAGGTGTGTTTTGATCCCTCGTTCTTCCTACGACATGTAGATACAATCATGGCCCGCTTTGGTTTATAGTGCCGGCCGCTGATATGCGGCGCAATACGTTGTACCCGCAAGGGCAGGCCGTGTTCTAAGGCGCTAAAGCGCCAAGAACTACGCACTTGCTTTAGTGCTGGTATCCTCGACGTACTTTCCAGTACGACTCCGGGACCAGCCCAGCACGCGCCTAGTCTTGCTTGCATCTGAGCGGCCTAGAGTCGATATTTGCAGGTAATGCCTCTGGCAGGAATTTTGGCTATATAAGGAGTGGAGAATATGTCATCAGTAGTTGTTATGGGCACCCAGTGGGGTGATGAGGGAAAAGGCAAAATCGTTGATTACTTGGCGGAAAAAGCCGATGTTGTTGTACGTTATCAAGGCGGCAGTAATGCTGGGCATACTGTAGTGGTGAATGGGCAAGAGTTTAAGCTACGTCTTTTGCCGTCAGGCATACTTTATAATGGCAAGATGTGTATTGTCGGTAATGGCGTGGTTGTTGATCCGCAAGTTATGCTAGAAGAGATTCAGGGCATGAAAGCCAAGGGTGTTGATGCCTCTGGACTAAAGATTTCTAATCGAGCCCATGTCGTTATGCCATATCATCGCTTGCTGGACGAGGCAGAAGAAAAATATCGTGGTGACAACAAGATTGGTACCACTAAGCGCGGCATTGGGCCTTGCTATATGGATCAAAATGCTCGTACCGGTATTCGCGTCGTTGATCTGATGGATGAGGAAGAGTTTTCGGAAAAATTGAAAATCAACATTGCGGCAAAGAATCATCTGCTGCAGGCAGTATATGGCTTGGAAGGCTTTGATTACGAAGCTGTGAAGCAAGAATATCTCGCCTATGCTGAAGAACTTCGCCCCTATGTCACTGATACGATGTGCGTGTTGAATGAAGCCCTCGACGCTGGTGCAAAAGTGCTGTTCGAAGGTGCTCAGGCGACCATGCTCGACTTAGATCATGGCACTTATCCCTATGTAACATCATCACACCCCATTGCCGGTGGTGTTTGCGTTGGCGCAGGTATAGGCCCAACCCGTATTAATACCGTTGTCGGTGTTGTCAAAGCTTACACGACTAGAGTAGGTGAAGGACCATTTCCGACAGAGCTTCTCGATGCGGATGGTGACTATATTCGCAACCAGGGTCGTGAATTCGGCACTGTTACCGGGCGGCCGCGCCGCTGCGGTTGGCTAGATGCTGCTGTTGTTCGCTATGCAGGTCTGCTTAGCGGCATCAATTATATGGCGATTACACGCTTAGACATCCTCGATCAAATGAAAACCTTGAAGATTTGCACTGGCTATAAATATAAAGGACAATTGTTGAAGGAGTTCCCTGCCAGCCTAAAAGTATTAGGCCAGGTTGAGCCCATATATCAGGAACTTCCTGGTTGGGAACAGCCGATTTCGGGCATTAAGCGCTATGAGGATCTTCCTGTCAACGCTCGTCGCTATGTTGAAGCAATCAGTGAAGCAACCGGCATTAAAATTGGCATCGTCTCGGTCGGCCCCGGTCGGGAACAGACGATCATCTTGAAGGATATGTTTTAAGACACGAGTATAAGCGACGCTTAACCACAGAGTACGCAGAGATCGTAGAGTGGTCGCAGAGGGCTACTATAAGTATCCGGTTCCCTCTGTGGGACCCTCCGCATACTCTGCGTACTCTGCAGTTTGGCAATCCTGTCTTCTCAATTTGCGGGTTGCAAGTTACCATAAAAATCCATTGAGCCAAAGTGTTGACAAGCAACCCATATTCCGATATAATCTTATCTTGTGAGACCGATGACCCACTAGCTCAGTTGGTAGAGCACCTGACTTTTAAT
The genomic region above belongs to Anaerosporomusa subterranea and contains:
- a CDS encoding IclR family transcriptional regulator, with amino-acid sequence MEKKCRVVKTVDNQIVQSVDRALQILTAFETSSPELSIRELSAVLNLPKSTIHRLLMTLEYQGFIEQVPTSRNYRLGLRLRVLGEKVIETRNLESEAVPILQVLMQNCGETVSVSILDGIETVIVEKLESFQAMRVTSQIGKRCPIHCSGSGKALLAFQPVHIVEQILAKAPLLRFTNYTITDPQELIDQLPEIRRRGFAVDDEEIVEDQLCISAPVRDSEGKAFAAITASGPKGRIKSKGVPQIADCVMNAANQLSRCLGWANRGT
- the dapA gene encoding 4-hydroxy-tetrahydrodipicolinate synthase codes for the protein MKTEVRGIIPPLVTPFAKDGSINATMFRKIINHVINAGVHGVFIAGSQGEFFSLERQERISLFEIAVDEVNGRVPVYAGTAAVSTSETVLLTQAAESVGCDAVSVISPFFITPNGQELYQHYKAIAKATHLPVLLYNNPDRTGYDIPVDTIKRLAEIDNIVGMKDSGGNLTYVNEVMRSIGTDFSILSGKDTVIFNILTAGGRGAVPASANVAPKLIVDLYNYVQSGDYDAARKAQFELAPLRMAFSLGSFPIVVKEALDIMGFDVGGARAPIQPLTPENRSRLTEVLKKMNLC
- a CDS encoding ABC transporter substrate-binding protein, with translation MKVSLRKAIGILAAAIMLFSMIVTAGCGGQEAAKAPAEEKGPVKIAVIVTSLTGPLTKNGEYITNAVKMALEEVNSSGGVKGRKLEAVFLDDQVKSSEAINAVKKAVDDLKVPVILGSDSSGLVLASMPFAAKEGVPQVVSATNVRITRQNVPTIFRMRADDAVAAKILADYVTGKGFKKVGIMYTNEDYGKGFMEEIQKNLQAQKNGAIGLETCNIGDTDFTAQILSLKNKGVDTVLALGKEIETAKFLRQSKELGLKVQMFGGSPLGLDYVVELAGGAMEGVKIVTHFLPSDPDPKVQEWVNKYKKLYKNEEPETHVACYYDAVKMVADIMNKNGTTKEAITKGLKEVNYVGIQSAYKGSASGDLVTKQVVGDFKNGVWTVTDSLGK
- a CDS encoding branched-chain amino acid ABC transporter permease — protein: MEFTTFVQLLIGGLSIGALYALPALGITLIWNAAGVFNFANGEFVMISSFMIYTLYLSMKLPFVGALLITVCFMFLFGVLIEKTIVNTLRRQNAPAIKALVSFIALSIFIRNAARFVWGTAPRTIENPFGSKPFELLPGIFVMPHSIWIIGICVVVMLLLLALFKATKLGIAMRATTQNRTVAALMGVNTSWMVSLVFGLSSIIAGIAGALSGAVFFITLDMGIMFGTKAFAANIIGGFGNPMGAIVGGLILGVTETLGASFISSMYKDVITFTLLLLFLLFKPKGLFKLDIVDKV
- a CDS encoding branched-chain amino acid ABC transporter permease, encoding MQKLKSNWLWVLLAFFAVLPVVLTNNYYIYVFNRGFANAIAVIGLVILFGIAGQISLGHVAFFALSAYTSSILAIRLEWSPFITIPLGVLFSCIWGALLSIPSFKLSGPFLSISTVAFGEVVRLLVINLEPLTNGPYGLYNIPPVVIGGFRIVKELHWYYILLVAMCLLAVLGLRIKNSYIGRALAAIREDEIAAEIMGINIRRMKTFAFVSAAFFAGLSGGLYAHFAGYLSPEIITGEQSFNLFSMAIVGGQESIIGSLWSGIALTIAPEYMRFLQEYYIMIFSLIVLLVVLLPWDTLIEKAESGSKREVKAVEYRS
- a CDS encoding ABC transporter ATP-binding protein — encoded protein: MSIVLEINKLSKSFGGIVALKEVSLEVSRGEVLAVIGPNGSGKTTLLNLITGVYVPTSGEITLGGKRIDGHNSAEICTSGIARTFQNIRLFKQLSVLDNVLIGFNHAFKSSLANVLGKGRRFREEEKTFREDAAKLLEVVGLRGKENVVAQSLPYAQQRLLEIARALATQPQVLLLDEPAAGMNSEEIAHLIQLIKTLRQTGLTIILIEHIMDLVRGVTDRVIVLSYGVKIAAGSFEEIERNQEVIEAYLGKGAAKTC
- a CDS encoding ABC transporter ATP-binding protein, with the protein product MLTIKHLDSYYGKAQVLHDVDIEVKEGQFVALLGPNGAGKTTTMMSISGLVKTSAQTQIEFLGERIERLKPEAIVARGLVHVPQGRGVFPGLTIKENLIMGAYLRNSKKETNSDIERLVELFPKFKERMSQMAGTLSGGEQQMLAIIRGLMAHPKLLMLDEPSMGLAPIIVDQIYETIAQINKSGMTILLVEQNTNMALQVANYAYILSVGGIVNEGESCVLRQDEEMIKSYFKGQH
- a CDS encoding aldo/keto reductase, with protein sequence MIYKKLGNLDVEISRLAMGGHEYLPTGASRGFNEDFELAIKPNYIFDGFGQDARKQVLAVAFENGINLFDVTMDSEKEALGRNLKEMRPPYDVFIQTRPEGMGYTYDRNNVKMAQYDLLRAEVQRIVKLLDRDQIEFLNLPFMKTALDNDPDYLVKIKYNIEALKREGLIRFACADTFSGEYTYLKQIEAGCFDVVYINCNFGDYQSINKVLPAAQSKGMGVVCREAYMKGKLFKMAEEIGADKSKVAHAALKWCLSHDEVTTVVYGTGKPRNLIDAISVLNNLELTEEDLSIIEKVKQSALFKEFAAQKDVEFLHDGA